The uncultured Carboxylicivirga sp. genomic interval TACTTGATTTACTTTACAGTTAAATTTGATAGTTTATTGTCCTGAAATTAGGAAGTAACTGGGATGATAATCACTAAAAACCTTTCAATACCACAGTTTAAACAGGTGTAAAGAAGAAATAGCTATCTTGCATAGAATATTTCACTCAATCTAAAAAATTATAAGAATGAATAAATCAGAATTAGTAAGTGCCATTGCTGAGGCAAGTGGCTTAACAAAAGCAGATTCAGAGAAGGCTTTAAATGCAACAACAGAGGCAATCAAAAGTGCTTTGGCTAAAGGCGAAAGCATTCAATTAATAGGTTTTGGTACTTTTTCTATCAGCGAACGTTCGGCTCGTACAGGTAGAAATCCTCAAACAGGTAAAGAAATTCAAATTGCAGCAAAGAAAGTAGCAAAGTTTAAGCCGGGTAAGGCTTTGGATGAAGCTGTTAACTAGTTAATCCTTATGAACTGATTTTTACTGGAGCTAATTGTATAGAGTGAAAAATTATTTCCAGTAAAATTTTCAAACAAAGAACTTCTTCTTTGATTTTTCGAAGTAATCCTTTGAAACCAGCAGCAGCCAAATT includes:
- a CDS encoding HU family DNA-binding protein, with amino-acid sequence MNKSELVSAIAEASGLTKADSEKALNATTEAIKSALAKGESIQLIGFGTFSISERSARTGRNPQTGKEIQIAAKKVAKFKPGKALDEAVN